CGGATTATAAATCCGCGTCATCGGGTGTTATTTCAGAAGTTTTCGCCTATTTCTCTAAACATTTCAATAGGAGATAGATATTTTACTCCAAAATGAATACATGGTTCAGGAATTTTTATTCGATTCCTCCTTTGTGGTTGACTAATTTCATGCGTAACTATTGTTAAGTCATGCTTTTTAGCATAAGAAATTAACCAAGGGTCGGCTAGATCGGTTGCTAAAAATTCATCTTTTGCAGATTGTAAAAAGTGGGTACTTGAATGTGCCCAATTTGCTAACTGTGCATAAATATCTACACAAGAGGTCGAATCTACGAAGAAACTGCTAACCAATTCATTTTCACACCAAACCGATAGTTGGTCAGGGTTGCTTGTTTCACAAAGTTCTTTTTTTACCTTATCAATGCTTATAATTATTCCATCATTAGATAATTCTAATATTTTATTCCAAAAACTAGGAACTACATCAAATGGATAATACATTCGATGTGCTTGAATAAAAACATTACTATCTAATAAGTATTTTGCCACTAATAAAGATATTCGTTAATAAATTTATTATACGTTTCGCCTTTCATATTTGTGAGTTTATAAGCGTCACGATATAAAAGTTTGTTTTCTTTCACTGCATTGTTAACAAACGCTGCAAAACGCAAACTAATTCTTTTTTTTGTAGTTGCGTAAAAGTCACCTCCGGAACTTTGTCGGTCTTTTCTTTCTTTGATTTCATTCATATATTCATTGTAGAATCGAATAAACTGTTGGAAAGTAATTAATTTTAAATCTAAAGCTCGACGACCAATTACTATTGGACTTACTTTAAAAATCTTACTCAAATATTTAAAATTCTGACTAGTTTTCCATTTCTTTAAAAAATATATTTCAGGAACTAAAAGTTCTGCAGCAACTTTATCACAAAGTATTTCTAATGGATCATCTGCAGGTATTAAATTAGCATTATTAAAACCTGCGCTCTCACCAAGCCATACATGAGCCAATTCATGCATTATTGTAAACATTTGGGCTGCTTTAGCATCTGCAGAATTTATAAATAAAAATGGAGCTTTTTTGTTAACTAATACAAATCCTCTACATTCATTTACATCGATAACTCGATGGGTATTATTTCCCACAATACCATTATAAGTTACAATAATACCCGCTTCTTCAATCTTAATAGTTAGATAATCAAGAGCTTCTTCCCATTTATTATGTTTACTTGCCCAATCAAGTTCAAGTTTAAGGACATTTCTAATGTGATTAACTATATCTATATAATCATCGTTAATGCTGAATTTCCCCACAAAATCTAATTGTGGAAAGTGTAAATCTTCCAAATATTCAGTAAGCCAATTTTGTCTATCTTGTATTATTTGAACTGTATGAAATACATTAAGACTAACCTTATTAGTGCTATTTTTTCCAGTTCTGAAAAAGGGTAATGGAATAGTTTCATTTGGCGGTTTTGGCAAAAACATATACCCAAAAGGAACATGGACTTTGTGGGTGAAGGTTTCTAGTTGTTTTACGGTAGGAAATTTTTCTCCATTAATCCAACTTTCAACATTTGCATTTTGAGAATAAAATTCTTCTACACTATTACCATTTCTAATAATAGCCCATTCAATTAATTCTTTATTTATATTTTCTATTCTAGTACTCACAGTACAAATTTAAACATTTTATGAACCTAGTCTAATTTTATATACTCAATTTAACATTACCGCTAACTCTCAAATATACGTAAGTTCTTAAAACAATAGAAAAAAAATTTTAAAAACACCCACTCTGCAGCCCGGCTTGAACGGAGCTCTTTTTGTGTAACGAAGTGGAACAAAAAAGCGGGAGTGGAAGACGGAAATGTCTGCCATAAAAAAACAATTAATAGACATTCGACGAAGTCAGATAGCTGCCCAAATAAAAAGAATTAAAACAGTTGCCCAAATAAAAAAACTCCAGCAAATTACTGGAGTTTTCTATATCAATATTTCGAATATTTTAGATGTGAATCACTTCGCCATAAGCGGCAGCAACTGCTTCCATCACGGCTTCTGAAATGGTTGGATGCGGGTGAATTGACTTCAACACTTCGTGACCAGTTGTTTCTAATTTACGCGCTACAACTGCTTCTGCAATCATATCGGTAACGCCGTCGCCGACCATGTGACAACCGAGCCATTCGCCGTATTTGGCATCGAAAATCACTTTGATGAAACCATCGGTATCACCGTTTGCAGTGGCTTTTCCGGAAGCTGAGAACGGGAACTTTCCTACTTTCAGTTCGTAACCTTTTTCTCTTGCTTGCTTTTCGGTTAAACCAACAGACGCAACTTCCGGATGAGCATACGTACATCCCGGAATATTGCCATAATCGATTTTTTCTACGTGAAGACCTTTGATTTTTTCAACACACGTAATTCCTTCTGCAGACGCAACGTGCGCTAAAGCCTGGGTTGGCAATAGATCACCAATCGCATAATAGCCCGGAACAGAAGTTTCGTACCATTCGTTCACCAAAACTTTTCCTTTATCAGTCTGGATTCCTACTTCTTCGAAACCTTGACCTTCAATATTGGAAGAGATTCCAACGGCTGAAAGTAAAATATCTGCTTCTAAAGTAATATTTCCGGTTGCTGTTTTTACGGTTGCTTTTACGCCGTTTCCGGAAGTATCAACAGATTCTACGGAAGCGTTGGTCATAATTTCAATCCCTGATTTTTTTAGAGATTTCTCAACGTGTTTTGAAGTATCTTCATCTTCAACCGGCAAAATAACCGGCATGAATTCTACCACCGTCACTTTGGTTCCCATGGTGTTGTAGAAATCTGCGAACTCAATTCCGATCGCACCTGAACCTACAACAATCATAGATTTTGGTTGCTCAGGAAGCGTCATTGCCTGACGGTATCCGATTATTTTTTTTCCATCCTGTGGAATATTTGGCAATTCTCTGGAACGTGCTCCGGTTGCGATAATAATATGTTCACCTGAATATTCAGTTGATTTACCATCTTCATCGGTTACAGAAACTTTCTTACCTTTTTGTAAGGTTGCTGTTCCCATAATAACATCAATTTTATTTTTCTTCATCAGGAAAGCGATTCCACCACTCATTTTCTGAGCAACTCCTCTACTCCTCTGGATGACTTTTGAAAAATCAAAACCTGGATTTTCTACTTTATTTAAACCGTATTGTTCGGCTTGTTTTAAATATTTAAAAACATGTGCAGATTTTAATAATGCTTTGGTTGGAATACAGCCCCAGTTCAAGCAAATTCCGCCTAAGCTTTCTTTTTCAATAATGGCAGTTTTAAAACCTAATTGTGCGGCTCTGATTGCCGTAACGTATCCACCAGGTCCACTCCCAATGACAATAATATCGTAGTTCATTATTTAAAAATTTAATGCGAATTTACGGAATTTTTTTGAGGTTTAATAGCCTTAATTAAAAACCCTTTCAGCTTTTGAAAGGCTGAAAGGGTTGAGTGTAAAAAAACTTTGTCAAAGATTTTAAACTTTGACAAAGTAAATTGTATTTATTAGATTTTCGGAAATTTCGTTGGATTAGTTTCCGTAAACAATGCGTAAACTTTCTCCACCATATCATCAACACTTGGTTTGCTGAAATAGTCGCCATCGCTCGCATACGGTGGACGGTGATTTTCTGCACTGATTGTTAATGGATCAGAATCTAAATATCTAAAGGCTTTTTGTTTTTCTAAAATCTGCTGAAGAATAAATGCAGACGCTCCACCTTCAACATCTTCATCGATGATTACTAATCTATTGGTTTTCTTTACACTTTCAGAAATCTCGTGACTTAAGTCAAATGGAATTAAGGATTGAATATCAATCACTTCCGCCGAGATTCCGATTTTTTCTAATTCTGCTGCTGCTTCCATAACTAATCTCCAGGTTGAACCGTACGTTACCAAAGTAACATCTGACCCTTCTTTTGTTACTTCAATTTTCCCAACAGGAATAGTGAATTCGCCTAAGTTATCCGGTTGCTTTTCTTTCAAACGGTAACCATTTAAACATTCTATAATTAAAGCAGGTTCATCAGCCTGAAGCATCGTGTTATAAAACCCTGCAGCAATCGTTAAGTTACGCGGCACCAAAACTAAAATTCCTTTAGAAAGATTAAGAATTCCGGCCATCGGTGAACCTGAATGCCAAACACCTTCTAATCGGTGTCCACGGGTTCTGATGATTAATGGTGCTTTTTGGCCGCCTCTTGTTCGGTACTGAACGGTTGCTAAATCGTCGCTCATTCCTTGCAAACAGTAAAGAATATAATCCAAATATTGGATTTCTGCAATTGGTCTTAAACCACGCATTGCCATTCCGATTCCCTGTCCAAGAATTGTGGCTTCACGAATTCCGGTATCAGCAATTCTTACTTCGCCATATTTTTCCTGAAGTCCTTCTAAACCTTGATTTACATCACCGATATTTCCAGCATCTTCACCAAAGACTAAAGTTTCAGGATATTTTTCAAAAATTTTATCAAAGTTATTTCGAACCACCACTCTACCATCAACGGTTTCTGAAGCCTCAGAAAATACTGGTGCAACTTCTTTCACATTCGTTGCTTTCCATTCGGACTGAGAATATAAATGAGAAGAATAATTTTCTTTTTCAACAGCGTAAATTTCTTCGAATTTCGTTTGAAGATTTTGTCTTTCTGCCGATTGATTTGC
This DNA window, taken from Kaistella carnis, encodes the following:
- a CDS encoding DUF4411 family protein — encoded protein: MAKYLLDSNVFIQAHRMYYPFDVVPSFWNKILELSNDGIIISIDKVKKELCETSNPDQLSVWCENELVSSFFVDSTSCVDIYAQLANWAHSSTHFLQSAKDEFLATDLADPWLISYAKKHDLTIVTHEISQPQRRNRIKIPEPCIHFGVKYLSPIEMFREIGENF
- a CDS encoding ImmA/IrrE family metallo-endopeptidase; the protein is MSTRIENINKELIEWAIIRNGNSVEEFYSQNANVESWINGEKFPTVKQLETFTHKVHVPFGYMFLPKPPNETIPLPFFRTGKNSTNKVSLNVFHTVQIIQDRQNWLTEYLEDLHFPQLDFVGKFSINDDYIDIVNHIRNVLKLELDWASKHNKWEEALDYLTIKIEEAGIIVTYNGIVGNNTHRVIDVNECRGFVLVNKKAPFLFINSADAKAAQMFTIMHELAHVWLGESAGFNNANLIPADDPLEILCDKVAAELLVPEIYFLKKWKTSQNFKYLSKIFKVSPIVIGRRALDLKLITFQQFIRFYNEYMNEIKERKDRQSSGGDFYATTKKRISLRFAAFVNNAVKENKLLYRDAYKLTNMKGETYNKFINEYLY
- the lpdA gene encoding dihydrolipoyl dehydrogenase — protein: MNYDIIVIGSGPGGYVTAIRAAQLGFKTAIIEKESLGGICLNWGCIPTKALLKSAHVFKYLKQAEQYGLNKVENPGFDFSKVIQRSRGVAQKMSGGIAFLMKKNKIDVIMGTATLQKGKKVSVTDEDGKSTEYSGEHIIIATGARSRELPNIPQDGKKIIGYRQAMTLPEQPKSMIVVGSGAIGIEFADFYNTMGTKVTVVEFMPVILPVEDEDTSKHVEKSLKKSGIEIMTNASVESVDTSGNGVKATVKTATGNITLEADILLSAVGISSNIEGQGFEEVGIQTDKGKVLVNEWYETSVPGYYAIGDLLPTQALAHVASAEGITCVEKIKGLHVEKIDYGNIPGCTYAHPEVASVGLTEKQAREKGYELKVGKFPFSASGKATANGDTDGFIKVIFDAKYGEWLGCHMVGDGVTDMIAEAVVARKLETTGHEVLKSIHPHPTISEAVMEAVAAAYGEVIHI